In Chitinophagales bacterium, a single genomic region encodes these proteins:
- the ruvC gene encoding crossover junction endodeoxyribonuclease RuvC, whose product MSEKIILGIDPGTLHLGYGIISVKKGVISTVCLGEVRLNKLENQQLKLLKIYEKIKALILEYKPDECAVECPFYGENVQSMLKLGRAQGVAMVAALSLGLPVAEYYPKKVKQSITGNGNATKEQVAKMLQTLCKMDVMPNSLDATDALAVAVCHHFNGGIGDGGTKKYSDWSSFLTDNKNRIKK is encoded by the coding sequence ATGTCAGAGAAAATCATTTTAGGAATAGACCCCGGTACCTTGCATTTAGGCTATGGTATTATCTCTGTTAAAAAAGGAGTCATCTCTACGGTCTGTCTCGGAGAAGTGCGTCTCAATAAATTAGAGAATCAGCAATTGAAATTGCTAAAAATTTACGAAAAAATCAAGGCACTCATTCTAGAATACAAACCCGACGAATGTGCTGTAGAATGTCCATTTTATGGTGAGAATGTTCAAAGTATGCTCAAACTAGGACGGGCGCAAGGAGTGGCTATGGTGGCAGCTCTTTCATTGGGGCTTCCAGTGGCAGAATATTATCCTAAAAAAGTCAAACAGTCTATCACGGGTAATGGCAATGCGACCAAAGAGCAAGTAGCCAAGATGCTGCAAACACTATGTAAGATGGATGTGATGCCAAATTCTCTTGATGCCACCGATGCCCTAGCAGTAGCAGTTTGCCATCATTTTAACGGTGGCATAGGAGACGGTGGTACTAAGAAATATTCAGACTGGTCTTCATTTCTCACAGATAATAAAAATAGGATAAAGAAATGA
- a CDS encoding type II toxin-antitoxin system RelE/ParE family toxin, which yields MSFKIHLSPEAQLDFDISFEYYLEISPSIALKFKNEFVEALEKLEANPLLEIRYHTFRFFPLLKFPFLSIYTVDLEMKFVEIYAVFHTSRDLFDYPS from the coding sequence ATGAGCTTTAAGATTCACCTATCTCCAGAAGCTCAACTTGACTTTGATATATCGTTTGAATACTACTTGGAGATTTCACCATCAATAGCTTTAAAATTTAAAAATGAATTCGTAGAAGCTCTAGAAAAGCTAGAAGCTAACCCTCTACTAGAAATACGTTATCATACTTTTAGATTTTTTCCACTACTAAAATTTCCATTTCTATCAATTTATACAGTAGATTTAGAAATGAAATTCGTAGAAATTTACGCAGTTTTTCATACAAGTAGAGATCTATTTGACTACCCATCATAA
- the htpG gene encoding molecular chaperone HtpG, with product MSTKGKIKVEVENIFPLIKKFLYSDHEIFLRELVSNATDATLKLRHLVSKGESKSEYGSPIIEIKIDKEAKTLHVIDQGLGMSAEEVEKYINQVAFSGAEEFLNKYKDSKDSGIIGHFGLGFYSAFMVADKVDIITKSHTDAPAVKWSCDGSPEYSLEPADKADRGTEIVLHINTESEEFLDEARIKTLLNKYNKFMPIPIKFGMKKEYLTLPEGADKDAKPDEIEVDNIINNPSPAWTKKPADLKDEDYQTFYNELYPYQFEKPLFHIHLNVDFPFNLTGILYFPKLSPNLQVQKDRIQLYQNQVFITDNVEGIVPEFLTMLRGVIDSPDIPLNVSRSYLQADNNVKKISEYVTKKVAEKLQSLFKENREDFESKWNDIKIVIEYGMLSEPKFYEKAMQFALFPTTKGDYKTWDELKELIKDTHKDKDDKTIVLYTADKEKEYSYIHAAEEKGYTVVHLDSPIVAHLIQKIEGENEKISFARVDSAPVEQLIKKEDNQISKLSEKEKEKLKTAIEEVVPKATFHVQLQALDTEATPFLITQSEFMRRMKDMQATGGGGFMAMGGFPDSYDLVINENHPIATKILEEKDAEQKKTMIQSAFDIARLSQGLLKGSELNEYIKKSFERLQ from the coding sequence ATGAGTACGAAAGGAAAAATTAAAGTAGAAGTCGAAAACATATTTCCCCTTATCAAGAAATTTCTCTATTCCGACCATGAGATTTTCTTAAGAGAACTAGTCTCTAATGCTACAGATGCTACCCTTAAACTGCGCCACCTTGTCAGCAAAGGTGAATCTAAGTCAGAGTATGGCAGTCCTATCATTGAAATCAAAATAGATAAAGAAGCTAAGACCCTCCATGTCATAGACCAAGGGCTCGGCATGAGTGCCGAAGAGGTAGAAAAATATATCAATCAAGTCGCTTTTTCTGGAGCGGAGGAATTTCTGAATAAATACAAAGACTCCAAAGACAGTGGGATTATAGGTCACTTTGGTCTCGGATTTTATTCGGCCTTTATGGTAGCAGATAAGGTAGATATTATCACGAAATCTCATACCGATGCCCCAGCAGTCAAATGGAGCTGTGACGGTAGCCCGGAATATTCTCTAGAGCCTGCGGATAAAGCAGACAGAGGTACAGAAATTGTCCTACACATCAATACCGAGTCGGAAGAATTTCTGGATGAAGCGAGAATCAAAACCCTACTAAACAAATACAATAAATTCATGCCTATTCCTATCAAATTCGGCATGAAAAAAGAATACCTAACATTACCAGAAGGTGCGGATAAGGATGCCAAACCTGATGAAATAGAAGTAGATAATATTATTAATAACCCCAGTCCAGCCTGGACCAAGAAGCCAGCTGACTTAAAAGACGAAGACTATCAAACATTTTACAATGAACTCTATCCTTACCAATTCGAAAAGCCCCTTTTTCATATCCACCTCAACGTGGACTTTCCATTCAACCTCACCGGGATATTATATTTCCCTAAGCTTTCCCCGAACTTACAAGTTCAAAAGGACCGTATCCAACTCTACCAAAATCAGGTATTCATCACCGACAATGTCGAGGGGATAGTTCCTGAATTTTTGACGATGCTGCGCGGAGTTATTGACTCGCCAGATATTCCTTTAAATGTATCACGCTCATATTTACAAGCAGATAATAATGTCAAGAAAATATCGGAATATGTGACTAAAAAAGTGGCGGAGAAATTACAATCCTTATTCAAAGAAAATCGCGAGGACTTTGAGTCTAAATGGAATGATATCAAAATAGTCATAGAATATGGAATGCTCAGCGAACCCAAGTTTTATGAAAAAGCAATGCAATTTGCGCTATTCCCAACCACCAAAGGCGATTATAAAACATGGGATGAACTGAAAGAACTCATCAAAGATACCCACAAGGACAAGGATGACAAAACTATCGTACTCTACACCGCTGACAAGGAAAAGGAATATAGCTATATCCATGCAGCCGAAGAAAAGGGATATACCGTAGTGCATTTGGATAGCCCTATCGTAGCACATTTGATACAGAAAATAGAAGGTGAAAATGAGAAAATTTCCTTCGCTCGTGTCGATTCTGCCCCTGTAGAGCAGTTGATAAAAAAAGAAGATAATCAAATCTCTAAGTTATCAGAAAAGGAAAAGGAGAAACTCAAGACAGCTATCGAAGAGGTAGTGCCTAAGGCTACATTTCATGTGCAACTGCAAGCTCTTGATACCGAAGCTACGCCATTTCTCATCACCCAAAGCGAGTTTATGCGTAGAATGAAAGATATGCAAGCCACAGGTGGCGGTGGTTTTATGGCTATGGGCGGTTTCCCAGACTCTTATGATTTAGTGATCAATGAAAATCATCCAATAGCCACCAAGATATTGGAAGAAAAAGATGCCGAACAGAAAAAGACCATGATTCAAAGTGCCTTTGATATCGCTCGTTTATCTCAGGGTTTACTTAAAGGCTCTGAACTAAATGAATATATTAAAAAGAGTTTTGAGAGATTGCAATAG
- a CDS encoding L-serine ammonia-lyase, producing the protein MESISAFDIIKVGIGPSSSHTMGPWEAALAFCHHLSNSRLLTSVNAVHVDLYGSLAKTGKGHGTDFAVTLGLCGYDFRTFDTTLLDATLKKIDEEKTIALGGQQVIPFDNAIQFHMNYTHPEHPNAMQIAAKLNDGSEVAKTYFSVGGGFIKEEGETASSQSKSSSKLPCHDGDTILKNCKKLNLSVSQLVMLNECTWYSEDEVRSKALHLWREMKDAIWRGMQRGGMLPGILNVKRRANEIFIKLTHGQKLETIEECISFLQHSKRDFNLVNKWVSVFALAVNEENAAYGRIVTAPTNGAAGVLPAVLMYAVCFLDDIDDNEIVDFIITAGEIGTLFKKSATISAAMGGCQAEIGVSSAMAAAALTEILGGSPGQVLMAAEIAMEHHLGMTCDPIAGLVQVPCIERNTMGAMKAITAANIALESDPSQAKVSLDSVIKTMWQTALDMNTKYKETSEAGLATNISVNIAEC; encoded by the coding sequence ATGGAATCTATCAGTGCATTTGATATTATTAAAGTAGGGATTGGGCCTTCAAGTTCGCATACAATGGGGCCCTGGGAGGCCGCTTTGGCATTTTGCCATCATTTATCGAACTCGCGTCTATTAACATCTGTAAATGCGGTACATGTAGATTTATATGGATCTCTAGCCAAAACAGGCAAAGGACATGGAACTGATTTTGCTGTGACTCTTGGTTTGTGTGGCTATGATTTCAGAACCTTCGATACCACCCTACTAGATGCTACTCTAAAAAAGATAGATGAAGAAAAGACAATAGCATTAGGAGGTCAGCAAGTAATTCCTTTTGACAATGCTATTCAGTTTCACATGAACTACACGCACCCAGAGCACCCCAATGCCATGCAAATAGCAGCAAAATTAAACGATGGCAGTGAAGTAGCTAAAACCTATTTTTCGGTAGGCGGTGGTTTTATAAAGGAAGAGGGAGAGACTGCAAGCAGTCAATCGAAATCTAGCAGCAAACTACCGTGTCATGACGGGGATACAATTTTAAAAAATTGTAAGAAGCTAAACCTAAGCGTAAGTCAGCTGGTAATGCTTAATGAATGCACATGGTATTCAGAAGATGAGGTAAGGTCTAAAGCTCTACATCTATGGAGAGAAATGAAAGATGCCATCTGGCGGGGAATGCAACGCGGAGGTATGCTCCCAGGTATACTAAATGTGAAACGCAGAGCAAATGAAATTTTTATCAAGTTAACCCATGGTCAAAAGTTAGAGACGATAGAAGAGTGTATTTCTTTTCTGCAGCATTCTAAAAGAGATTTTAACCTTGTCAATAAATGGGTCAGTGTTTTCGCCTTAGCCGTCAATGAAGAAAATGCCGCCTATGGGCGTATCGTGACCGCTCCTACCAATGGAGCAGCAGGCGTCTTACCAGCTGTGCTAATGTATGCGGTATGCTTTTTAGACGATATCGATGATAACGAAATAGTTGATTTCATCATTACCGCTGGCGAAATTGGTACACTTTTTAAAAAATCTGCCACCATCAGTGCAGCTATGGGTGGCTGTCAGGCAGAGATAGGCGTATCCTCGGCCATGGCAGCAGCAGCGCTAACAGAAATTTTGGGAGGAAGCCCAGGGCAAGTATTGATGGCAGCAGAAATAGCGATGGAGCATCACCTCGGTATGACCTGTGATCCGATAGCTGGATTAGTTCAAGTGCCTTGTATAGAGCGTAATACTATGGGGGCTATGAAGGCCATCACAGCTGCTAATATAGCTTTAGAAAGTGACCCTTCACAGGCGAAAGTTTCCCTCGATAGTGTCATCAAAACAATGTGGCAAACAGCACTTGATATGAATACTAAATACAAAGAAACCTCTGAAGCAGGCTTAGCTACCAATATTTCAGTGAATATAGCAGAATGCTAA
- the uvrB gene encoding excinuclease ABC subunit UvrB, translating into MQKFKLVSSYKPAGDQPRAIEELVQGLEQGLEHQILLGVTGSGKTFTMANVIEKIQKPTLIITHNKTLVSQLYGEFKQFFPNNAVEYFVSYYDYYQPEAYLPSSDTYIEKDLSINQEIEKLRLSTTSSLLSGRNDVLVVASVSCIYGMGNPHEYKQGVIQISVGQKMTRNFFLAKLVDALYSRTTAELGRGNFRVVGDVVEVFLPYIDMGWRVEFYDDEIEAIESFNPVTNRKIESSTQLAIFPANMYVTPKDLLIESIHKIQDDLVKQVDYFKSIGKHIEAARLTERVNFDIEMMRELGYCSGIENYSRYLDKRNEGDRPFCLIDYFPEDFVIILDESHVTIPQLHGMYAGDRARKTNLVEYGFRLPSAMDNRPLQFYEFESFQVPRIYVSATPGKLELEKTEGVIVEQIVRPTGLLDPPISVRPILNQIDDLMHEIDLRVQKNERVLVTTLTKRMAEELTEYFYNAGVKSRYIHSEVDTLDRVEILRELRMGKFDVLVGVNLLREGLDLPEVSLVAILDADKEGFLRNERSLTQTAGRAARNANGLVIFYAEKITNSMQRTIDETERRRDIQIRYNLEHGITPKTVLKSNEEIFKQTAVLNIREYEEVDAMPTSMVAEEGEEEYLSKDELERKVKAARDKMQKAARQTHFAEAALYRDQMYYYQTKLDGLKRGDK; encoded by the coding sequence ATGCAAAAATTTAAACTCGTATCTTCCTACAAACCTGCCGGAGATCAGCCCAGAGCCATTGAAGAATTGGTGCAAGGATTGGAACAAGGACTGGAGCATCAGATATTGCTCGGTGTCACGGGTTCGGGCAAGACCTTCACGATGGCGAATGTCATAGAGAAAATTCAGAAACCTACACTCATTATTACCCACAATAAAACACTTGTATCGCAGCTCTACGGAGAGTTCAAACAGTTTTTTCCGAACAATGCTGTGGAGTATTTTGTTTCTTACTACGATTATTACCAACCAGAAGCCTATTTGCCGAGTTCGGACACCTACATTGAGAAAGATTTATCTATCAATCAGGAAATAGAAAAATTGCGCTTATCTACAACTTCATCTCTCTTATCAGGACGAAATGATGTTCTCGTGGTGGCCTCGGTCTCCTGCATTTATGGTATGGGAAATCCCCACGAATACAAACAGGGCGTTATACAAATTTCTGTCGGGCAGAAAATGACGAGAAATTTTTTCTTGGCTAAATTGGTTGATGCCTTGTATTCGAGAACGACGGCGGAACTGGGTCGAGGAAATTTCAGAGTTGTAGGTGATGTCGTCGAGGTATTTCTTCCCTATATCGATATGGGGTGGCGGGTAGAGTTTTATGATGATGAAATAGAAGCCATAGAGAGCTTCAACCCTGTGACTAATCGAAAAATAGAATCGAGCACTCAGCTGGCTATATTCCCAGCGAATATGTATGTAACCCCTAAGGATTTATTAATAGAAAGTATTCATAAAATCCAAGATGATCTGGTGAAGCAGGTGGACTACTTCAAATCGATAGGCAAACACATCGAAGCTGCAAGATTGACCGAAAGAGTCAATTTCGATATCGAAATGATGCGTGAACTTGGCTATTGTAGTGGGATAGAGAATTATTCTCGCTATCTAGATAAACGCAATGAGGGAGACCGACCGTTTTGTTTGATTGATTATTTTCCTGAAGACTTTGTTATTATACTCGATGAATCCCACGTGACTATCCCTCAACTGCATGGCATGTATGCGGGAGACAGGGCACGTAAGACCAATCTTGTAGAGTATGGATTTCGCTTACCTTCTGCTATGGACAATCGACCTTTACAATTTTATGAATTTGAGTCTTTTCAAGTGCCAAGAATCTATGTGAGTGCTACACCAGGAAAATTGGAATTGGAAAAAACAGAGGGGGTCATCGTAGAACAAATCGTCCGCCCTACAGGACTGCTCGACCCACCAATCAGTGTGCGGCCAATTCTCAATCAGATAGATGATTTGATGCATGAGATAGATTTAAGAGTTCAAAAGAATGAGCGAGTTTTAGTGACTACCTTAACCAAACGAATGGCAGAGGAGTTGACCGAGTATTTCTACAATGCTGGCGTAAAGTCAAGATATATACACAGTGAAGTGGATACGCTCGACAGAGTTGAAATATTGAGAGAACTGCGTATGGGAAAGTTCGATGTATTGGTAGGAGTCAATCTTTTGAGAGAGGGACTAGACCTGCCAGAAGTATCTTTAGTAGCTATTTTAGATGCCGACAAAGAAGGTTTCTTGAGAAATGAGCGCTCGCTGACCCAGACAGCAGGACGCGCAGCGAGAAACGCGAATGGTCTCGTTATTTTCTATGCCGAGAAAATCACTAACTCCATGCAGCGCACCATAGATGAAACGGAGCGGCGCAGAGATATACAAATCAGATATAATCTGGAACACGGCATTACGCCAAAAACGGTGCTGAAATCGAATGAAGAGATATTCAAGCAGACAGCTGTGCTTAATATTCGCGAATACGAGGAAGTAGACGCCATGCCAACATCTATGGTAGCTGAGGAGGGCGAAGAGGAATACCTGAGCAAAGATGAACTTGAGCGCAAAGTCAAAGCAGCTAGAGATAAAATGCAAAAAGCAGCTCGTCAAACCCACTTCGCAGAAGCGGCTTTATATAGAGACCAAATGTATTATTATCAGACGAAATTGGATGGGTTGAAAAGAGGTGACAAATGA
- a CDS encoding glycosyltransferase, whose product MEWVLGILSSIFLILHLSNLYKKYFIISRYSPEISHSYPPLPFSIIICTEGTAPRLLNYLGKILSQNYSTFEIIVVCKNTPIELLEELHKKSLETEKLRIENITILDLPYIEKKQALNYGVSLANNEWMITIDDDCYPASEYWLSSISQHIQYFKCDILLGLSPYISQNGFMNQWVRFDALHTTINFLYFTIIGKPYMGIGRNMTFKKELWSKEYLEQFQDLGSGDDTTLVNYYKSIKKIDVFTESLVYSFPHTSFIAWCKQKLRHVHKGKFLDKSIQIELSKPLLYSFLFWFCIWIWMSFFAFHFIIFGLIFTFILLKIFFLYKISKHLQWKSKPVFYTALFDAFYSFSLLIFPFLSIFIKFKWRKN is encoded by the coding sequence GTGGAATGGGTGCTTGGTATATTATCTAGTATTTTTTTAATACTCCACCTCTCGAATCTCTATAAAAAATACTTTATCATATCACGCTATTCACCTGAGATTTCTCACTCCTATCCTCCCCTCCCATTTTCCATAATTATCTGCACAGAAGGCACTGCGCCTCGTTTACTCAATTACTTGGGAAAAATATTATCACAAAACTATTCCACATTTGAGATTATTGTAGTTTGTAAAAATACTCCTATTGAGCTTCTGGAAGAATTGCATAAAAAATCATTAGAAACAGAAAAACTACGTATTGAAAATATCACCATTCTTGACCTTCCATATATTGAAAAAAAGCAAGCCTTGAACTATGGTGTTAGCTTGGCTAATAATGAATGGATGATAACAATAGATGACGATTGCTATCCTGCTTCTGAATACTGGCTATCTTCTATTTCACAGCATATACAGTATTTTAAATGCGATATTCTACTTGGTCTTTCTCCATATATATCACAAAATGGATTTATGAATCAATGGGTTAGATTCGATGCCCTTCACACCACTATAAACTTTCTTTACTTTACGATTATAGGAAAACCATACATGGGCATTGGCAGAAATATGACCTTCAAAAAAGAACTATGGTCAAAAGAATATTTAGAACAATTTCAAGACTTAGGAAGTGGCGATGATACTACGCTGGTGAACTATTATAAATCAATCAAAAAAATAGATGTATTCACTGAAAGTCTGGTCTATTCCTTTCCACATACCAGTTTTATTGCTTGGTGCAAGCAAAAACTTCGTCATGTTCATAAAGGAAAATTTCTGGATAAGTCTATACAAATAGAACTATCAAAGCCTCTTCTATACAGTTTTTTATTCTGGTTTTGCATCTGGATATGGATGAGTTTTTTCGCTTTTCATTTTATTATATTTGGATTAATATTTACTTTCATTCTTTTAAAAATTTTCTTTCTGTATAAAATATCTAAGCATCTTCAATGGAAGTCCAAACCTGTTTTCTACACTGCATTATTTGATGCCTTTTATAGCTTTAGCTTATTGATTTTCCCATTTCTATCTATCTTTATAAAGTTTAAATGGAGAAAAAATTAG